In Pedobacter heparinus DSM 2366, the following are encoded in one genomic region:
- the hppD gene encoding 4-hydroxyphenylpyruvate dioxygenase — protein MSTQTFAEKIARAQDFLPINGTDYIEFYVGNAKQAAHYYKTAFGFQSLAYAGPETGVRDRASYVLQQGKIRLVLTTALKSEGPIAEHVKRHGDGVKILALWVDDAYSAFEETTKRGARPYLEPVTHTDDHGEVRMSGIYTYGETVHIFVERKNYRGSFMPGYVDWKSNYNPADTGLLYIDHCVGNVGWNRMNETVKWYEDVMGFVNILSFDDKQINTEYSALMSKVMSNGNGYSKFPINEPAEGKKKSQIEEYLEFYEGEGVQHIAVATKDILTTVRDLKARGVEFLSAPPEAYYNMMPERVGEIDEEMAQLKELGILVDCDEEGYLLQIFTKPVEDRPTLFFEIIQRKGAQSFGAGNFKALFESLEREQELRGNL, from the coding sequence ATGTCAACACAAACATTTGCAGAAAAAATTGCCAGAGCGCAGGATTTTCTTCCAATAAATGGAACGGATTATATAGAATTTTATGTGGGCAATGCCAAACAGGCTGCACATTATTACAAAACGGCCTTTGGCTTCCAGTCGCTTGCCTATGCAGGGCCTGAAACAGGTGTACGCGACAGGGCCTCGTATGTATTACAGCAGGGAAAGATCAGACTGGTGCTCACTACAGCTTTAAAATCGGAGGGCCCGATTGCGGAGCATGTTAAACGGCACGGCGATGGCGTAAAAATACTGGCCCTTTGGGTAGATGATGCTTACAGTGCTTTTGAAGAGACCACCAAAAGGGGCGCAAGGCCTTACCTGGAGCCGGTAACCCACACAGATGACCATGGTGAGGTCCGTATGTCGGGCATCTACACCTATGGCGAGACCGTACATATATTTGTTGAACGCAAAAATTATAGGGGCAGCTTTATGCCAGGGTATGTAGACTGGAAAAGCAATTATAACCCTGCAGATACAGGTTTATTGTATATAGACCATTGCGTGGGCAATGTAGGCTGGAACAGGATGAACGAAACAGTGAAGTGGTATGAGGATGTGATGGGTTTCGTAAACATCCTTTCTTTTGATGATAAACAGATCAATACGGAATATTCTGCACTAATGAGCAAAGTGATGAGCAATGGAAATGGGTATTCTAAGTTTCCGATCAATGAGCCGGCTGAAGGGAAGAAGAAATCGCAGATTGAAGAATATCTGGAATTTTACGAAGGCGAAGGGGTGCAACACATTGCTGTGGCAACAAAAGATATCCTGACCACAGTAAGGGACTTAAAAGCTCGAGGGGTTGAGTTTTTGAGTGCACCCCCTGAAGCCTATTACAATATGATGCCTGAACGTGTGGGCGAGATTGATGAAGAAATGGCACAGCTAAAAGAACTGGGCATTTTGGTAGATTGTGATGAGGAAGGTTATCTGCTGCAGATCTTTACCAAACCTGTTGAAGACAGACCGACCTTATTTTTTGAGATTATACAGCGCAAAGGTGCACAATCTTTTGGGGCAGGGAATTTTAAAGCCCTATTTGAGTCTTTAGAACGCGAACAGGAACTAAGGGGGAATTTATAG